The genomic window GTTTGCGGTGCTTGGCAACGGTTGCGCAGCTCGGCCGCAGAAACTTGACGGCCACCACTCGGGACAAGTCGGTATCAACGGCTGCGAAAACCAATCCCGTGCCGCCGGCGCCGATGAACGCACGCAGGCGATACTTGCCAAAGCAGGCAAGGTCGTCCTTCGATTGCGGGCGTTCGAGCGCAGCCAAACAGGCAGCGCGATCCTTGTCGACACTTGAATCGACCAACGCTCCGAGCGTCTGACCTTCGAACGCAGTGTCGTCCGCGCTTGTTCGTTGGGTCAGCCCGTGAGCAATCGCTTGGATGAGATGTGGTTCAACCATGGCGAGACTTGCCGGCGTTGTGGCTAAGTCTTCAATCAATCGATCATTCACCTCCATCTCGTCCGCTGCAGCCAAACACCGTGGGCAGCTGGCAAAATGGGCATCCAGATCCTCGGCAGCCGTACCGCACATTTGGCCCATTAAATAGGGACGCAGTGTTTCGGCATTGGGGCAGATTTGTATTTTCACGGCACAAGACTTATTGCGAATGCGGCGAATCCAGTGACTCCACTGGCAAAGCGATCGAAGTACTAGGTTCTACGGTTAGTGTTGCGAAAATCTGTCCACGAATGTCCGCAAATTTCAGATAAATCGAAAGTTTCGCGGTTTGGTCTGGCCCCCACGACGTGTCTGGTTTGCTGGCAACACCGCTTCTTGCGACTTTGCTACGATGGCAAAGGTCCCGTTTCCCTGGCGCAGTGGGTGCATTTTGGAAACCACATCGGCAACCTTGCTGAATCGTTTGCACGACAAGCCGGACCAAGCGGCATGGCAAGATTTTGCGCAGTTGTATTCCCCCATGGTGTATGCCTGGGGACGTCGCCTGGGCTTGTCGGACGCGGATGCGAACGATTTGACACAGGACGTATTGCTCACTTTGCTGCGGCAGATGCCCGAGTTTCGTTATGACCCGCAGAAAAGCTTTCGTGGTTGGCTGCGGACCGTTGCGGTCAACCGGGCGCGTGACTTTCTTCGTCGTGCGCATCACAAAAACCAACCTCTGGAGGGAGCGGAGTACCGGGTTGCGGAAGATTTTGACGAGGTCGCATTTATTTCTGACCGCGAGTACGAGCAGGCGTTGTCGCAGCGTGTGTTGGCGTTTATTCGAACGGCATTTGAAGAGACCACCTGGAAGGCCTGTTGGTTGACGGTGGTTGAGGGCCGCCTGCCGGCCGATGTGGCCGGCGAACTGGGCATCACCGTCAATGCGGTCTACCTTGCCAAAGCGCGCGTCCTGCGACGGTTGCGTCTGGAACTGGCTGTCTGGCTCGACTAAGCCCTATTTCGGCGGCGAGATAAAGTGCCCCGGCGAGAACATGTAGTATTCGTCGTCTTCGGGCCCGCGCACCGTCGCGATACCGTTGTATAACCGCACCGTGACCGGTTCAGTCGAGCTGCTCAGGATCACGTATTGGTTGGTTTTCTTGTGCAGCCGCATGCGGTCTTGCTCACCGTCTTGATCGCGGACGACCCAGACGCCGTCGCCTTGCTGTCGTACCGTCAGGCCCTGTGCCTGGGGGCCCGTCGCTTTCCAATGGGTTGTCGTTCTATCCGCTGGCTTCACCACGGCACGGCCGGTCACCCAGGTACCGTACAACCACTCGATCTGCTTTTCACCGGGTTCATCCGGCCCAATCAGGGCCACCCCATCACAGAGCGTTAGCTTCATGCCATCGCTGTCGATCAAGCTGATCGTGTGAGCGGTTCGTGCTTGTTCGCGATAACGGTGTTGGTGTTCATTCGCAAGCATTTCACTCCACGAACCATCGGGTTGCTTCCTCAACGATAGCTCTTCGCCATCGCTCCAGACATTGTAGGCAACCTTCGCTGGCTGCGGCGTGGCAGGGGGCGCAAGCGGGGTGCCGCTGCCAGGCGGGCGGCGAGGCAACATGGCTGCCCGCGGTGGTGGCGGCGCGGTTCCGCTTGCCCCTGGCGGGGGCGGCAGCCCAGGGGCCTTGGGCGAGGCTGCTGGCGGTGGAGCGGGTTTCGTCGTCCGCACCTGCGGTCGCGGCGGTGGTGCAGGAGCTGGTTTCAGCGTTGGCTTGGGCCGTGCTGCGGCCGCCTGCGGCTTAATGCTGTAGACCTGTTCGGCTTTGCCATTGGCAACGTATTGACCAACAACCTGTTTGCCTTCGCGGAATCGAAACAGACTTTTGGTGGACGAATCGATTTCCACGTTTGCCCCGGCGGCAATTTTGCCCATCTCCACCTCCTTGCCGTCGTAGTCGACCCACAGCAACGCGACCTCTTTATTCCGATCGTTTTGGAAGCGGATGCAAATGGTGACGTTGTTAACATGGATCGAACGATCTTGTTCCGGTTTGGGCGACGACTTAGGAGGCGGCGGCGGAGTCTGTGCCCGTGCGGTTTGCCCCCCCATGCAGACGATCGCACAGAACATGCCCAGTCCAACGGCTGGCAGGATTCGCCAGCAAACGATTCGATGGCGGGTTACGTTTTTCATCGTAGGAACTTTGAGGTTGGAGAGCGAAACGATTCAGCGGGCACCGTGGGGCGACGGCACCGCGGCCAAGCTCAAGCGAGCTTGACGGTCGATCAATCGGCACGGGCCGTTGTGATAGCCCTACTGGATCGGTTTGGATCCGGGATAGGGAGGCTCACCCGTCATGTTTCCACCGGGGCGATAGCGACCCACGATAAACACGCCGCCGGAAGCACTGCGGGCCACTCCAATGCCTACTTGTTTGCTGCCATGCCAGACCATTTGGGTGTAGTGTCCGGTATCTCCTGCACCGTTTTGTTCCCAGATTGGCCGTTCTTCCAGCCAATCCTTGGCACCGTATTCGGCACCTGCATTGCCGCCGGATACCCAAGAGAGATTTTCGCCATCGCCATCATTCCCTAGAGATGGATCGTGGTTTAATCCGTTATCCGCTTGGGCCAGTCTTTCCGCGTAAGCCTGGGCATCGCGAGCCAGTTCGGCCGACCATTGCAGCGGTTGCACGCGGACGCGTTGCCGGGCGTCGTTGTGAACTTTTAGGGCCGCGGCGGCATCGGCGGGTGACACACTGGAGCCGGTTGCTCCGCCCGCTGTGGGGGCCGCGCCGGCGGCGCCTAGATCGATCTGACCGGGTTGAAATCGCTGGGCCTGCATTTCAGGACCCGCGGTCGGGCCGCCATCGGGGGTGATCGTGGCGGATTGCCATTGGCCTGTCGCCAGCGTCCTGGTGCGACTTTCGCCGTCAGGGGAATCGTCTACCGAATAGGGTTGTTCGATCGAGTTCGCGGTGACGATGTATTGGCTTCCATCCTTCGAGGTCAACGTCACGTTGTTGCCTTGTTGGGCGACCACCCGCAATTGCAGTTGGCCTCCGGTGTAGGCCATCACCCAGTTTCCGCCAGCGCCTTCACGCAAGGTGATTTGATCGGGATTGTCGGGATTGGCGTCGCTTTGCCAGACTCGGTTCGTTACGGTCCCGTCGTTCGGTTGACGGTTAGCGTGTGCGGCATTCGACGCCCGCTTCGTGAACCGTCCCTCCTCGATCAGCTGCCAGACTTCGCCGTCGGTTTGGTATAGGCCTGAGTTATTGAGCAAGGTGTATTCTCCATTCGGGGAGACCAATGTGAGATTTTCGCCGTTCAGCTCATGGACGCGGTAGCCAAGTGCCGCACCGTCTGGCGTCCGGTCACTCCATGTACCATCCGCTTCGAGTACAAATTTTCGCTGTGTGCGGACGGACTGCCACGCTTGAGGACCGCTGGCTGCGGCAACCCTTCCACCCCCATCGCCGCCCATCCCCGGCCGCACGGGCACGCGAGCTAAGGGAGCGTCGGAAGCCACATAGTCGCCCAACACGACATCGCCCGCTTTCAGCCGCCAGCGGTGCCCCGCATAGGATTGCTGCTCGATCGTTTCACCCGCTGGAATCTCACCGTACAGCGTTTCCGCCCCCTGTTCGTCCACGAAATACAATTGAGCATCCGCTCGGTGCTCGTTGGCGAACACGATTCGCTTCACCGCCTGGTCGACTCCAGTATCCTGAGCAGGCAACGCACCAGCGTGCGAGACGAGGATGCCGAAGGTGCCGACGATGAAAAGGTACATCAGCAAGCGATAGAGGAGGTGGCGCGACATGACATTGATTCCGAAAAAGCGAATGGAGAGGGAGCGTTTCAAAAACATTACGAGTCCCAGGGCCCAAATCTGTCAGCATCGAAGAATTATTTTCGGAAAATCCACGAGGATTGTGGCGGAACGTAGGATGAGCGTTTTCGTGCCAGCGTTGCGACGGTTCTGCAAATGAAAAAGAAACGCCCTCCTCTGCCTTGGCAACGCGAAACGCTGCGAAGGGCTGCCGCGTGGCATGTGGCGAAGTTGCTGGGGATGGTTGCCTGCGCCGCGGTGTTATGCGTGGTGATCGAGCGGTTTGCCGATCACGCCCGTTGGATCGGCGCGGGCGTGAAGCAACAGCTCAGTAGCGGTTGTGTCATCTTGGGGCTCGCGTTGGTCGCAATGTATGTCAGTTTGTCGGCGCTGTGGGGCGTGCTGGGGACCGGGAGTTGGTGGCTGCGGATGACCGGCATCTGGCTCATCTTTCACTTAGCCATCATCGCCTCTGTGCAGGCTGCCGCAGCGCTGGGACTATCCGATCCGATGTCATGGCGAGTGAAACTGGCGTATGTCGCGGGTACCTCATACGCGCTGACAGGCCAGGTTCTAGTTTTTATGTTTTTGACTTGGCTGCTCAAAGCGATGCGCTGGCGGCTGATCTACTTGCACGATCCTGCGTCGTATCCACATCCGCGCGAAGGGGCGACTCTGACGACCGAGCGAAGCGGGAGCACGTTACTGAGCAATCGCCTGTCGCTGCTTGACCTGCTGATTCTGACCACCCTGATCGCCGCTTATCTCGGCGCCTGGAAACCGCTCATGACGACCTTGCCCGATGATACTTTTTTTGGGCCGGGGTTTTTGTTCGTGGTTGTGATCGCTGGTTTGAGCATGGGAGCGATTGCCACGCTGGTCGTGTTCTTGCTCACCTGTGTGACCATGCAGGACCGCTGGGGCAAACGCGTGCAGTTGGCCGTGCATGGGCTGTTGTTTGTGGGGGCTCTGGTCACGGCGATTGCTTTTTGTTGGTTTTTCGCAGAACCTGAACAATATGCCGCCGTGGGCATAGGCTTGGCGACGTTGCTGGGCGTTCAGCTGCTGCTGTATGGGTTACATCGCAAACCAAGTCCGCAATTTCGCTTCCGCTTAGTGATCATAAAAAAACCTTCGCGATTGATCGGGGGATCAAACGCGAAGGCTTCATGATGCGATGGAGAGAATCGCTGCTGAACCGTTTAGAAGCGGTATTCGACGCGACCAACAAAGCCGTCGAAAGTGAACTCGTCGTCGAGGTCACGATAGTTGTCGGCGTTGTTGCGAACCGCGTCGATCCAGTCGGCCGTCTTGACGGTGTTCAACCACGAGCTGAACGTGTAGCCGCCCGAGACGCGCCAGCCCGAGCAGTGCTGCCAGCCAACGCCCAGTTCCAGATCGATAATCGACATCAGACGCCCGGCTTCCCAGTTGGAAGCGACTCGTACCGGGTCGGCGGTGCTGGAATGCAGGTAGGTGGCGTCAAATTCACCGGCCAAGAAACTGGCGCTGGTCTTGCCGTACACAAACAGACCACGATGACCGTGGTGTTCGATGTCAAAGCCCAAGCGTGCTCCCACACCGTCGAAATCGATGTCGGTGGTGATCGTTTCGGTCAAGCCGGCACCGGCGTAAACTACGCTCAGTTCTTGGTCCAGGTTGCCGTAACGAGCGCCAATGGTCACGTTGGCTGCGGTGCGGCTATTGGACAAAACGACAAATCGGTAGTCCAGGTCGGCAAACTGGAAGTCGATCTCATATTCGCCAGCGGCGGACAGCACATTGGTGCCGGCATTGGCTTCGTTGGGATGCACCAGGTTTTTGGTCAACGACAATGGGGCCGCTGTATCCAAACTGTCGTTCTGCTCGCTGAAGAAGCCGGTGTAGGACAGGCTGAGACTGCTGCAATTGTCGAGCGCTTTGGCCAACCCGAGGCGGAACCCAAAGTCGTATTCGGGATCGAGGATTCCCACCCGACCTTCGGGGACGTTGCCGTTGACGGTCGAGGCGAAGCCGACCTCTGCGTCGCGAGCACGCAGAATCAGCAGATCCCCGAACACGCCCGAACGATGGGCCCAGGGCGGCACGCAGCAAACCGTGGGGCAGGTTTCGCAGGAAGCCAGCTGAACGGCGGAGCCGTCGACCGCCAGCGGTTCGGCTGCCGAAGCAATGCCGAAGTTTAAAGCGAGCATTCCGAGCATCGCTCCAAAGAGTGTTTTGATCTTCATGATTTCATCCCTGGGTTATGTTCCAATCTATTGTTCCGTGCTTTCTCGGCATTCTTCGCCTGGTATTCTCTCTTATCGGTCGGCAAATTGGGGGGCATACAGCCCACGCAGTTTTCACCTTGCAATCGCATTAATCGGCCGAGTCGCAGTGACGCACGGGGTCCCCCCAAGTGGTAAGGTTTAGCCCCCGTTTTGTTGACGCAGACGGATTAACTGTTAAACTGCACGAGTTGGTGGGGCATCCTCTCGACGGATTTAGGGGCGGTGGGAAGGGAAAGGAGTCCTCAGACCTACATCCTGCTGAGGCGCCGATGTCCGATTCAGCCCACATGCGTGGCCCCGCGGCAGTATCTTGCGGCGATGTTTCCCGTTCTTCTTCCCTGGCAGGCTGTTCAGGCATCTTGGGCCGCTCGG from Roseimaritima ulvae includes these protein-coding regions:
- a CDS encoding RNA polymerase sigma factor, with product MAKVPFPWRSGCILETTSATLLNRLHDKPDQAAWQDFAQLYSPMVYAWGRRLGLSDADANDLTQDVLLTLLRQMPEFRYDPQKSFRGWLRTVAVNRARDFLRRAHHKNQPLEGAEYRVAEDFDEVAFISDREYEQALSQRVLAFIRTAFEETTWKACWLTVVEGRLPADVAGELGITVNAVYLAKARVLRRLRLELAVWLD
- a CDS encoding Lpg1974 family pore-forming outer membrane protein; protein product: MKIKTLFGAMLGMLALNFGIASAAEPLAVDGSAVQLASCETCPTVCCVPPWAHRSGVFGDLLILRARDAEVGFASTVNGNVPEGRVGILDPEYDFGFRLGLAKALDNCSSLSLSYTGFFSEQNDSLDTAAPLSLTKNLVHPNEANAGTNVLSAAGEYEIDFQFADLDYRFVVLSNSRTAANVTIGARYGNLDQELSVVYAGAGLTETITTDIDFDGVGARLGFDIEHHGHRGLFVYGKTSASFLAGEFDATYLHSSTADPVRVASNWEAGRLMSIIDLELGVGWQHCSGWRVSGGYTFSSWLNTVKTADWIDAVRNNADNYRDLDDEFTFDGFVGRVEYRF
- a CDS encoding CAP domain-containing protein — protein: MSRHLLYRLLMYLFIVGTFGILVSHAGALPAQDTGVDQAVKRIVFANEHRADAQLYFVDEQGAETLYGEIPAGETIEQQSYAGHRWRLKAGDVVLGDYVASDAPLARVPVRPGMGGDGGGRVAAASGPQAWQSVRTQRKFVLEADGTWSDRTPDGAALGYRVHELNGENLTLVSPNGEYTLLNNSGLYQTDGEVWQLIEEGRFTKRASNAAHANRQPNDGTVTNRVWQSDANPDNPDQITLREGAGGNWVMAYTGGQLQLRVVAQQGNNVTLTSKDGSQYIVTANSIEQPYSVDDSPDGESRTRTLATGQWQSATITPDGGPTAGPEMQAQRFQPGQIDLGAAGAAPTAGGATGSSVSPADAAAALKVHNDARQRVRVQPLQWSAELARDAQAYAERLAQADNGLNHDPSLGNDGDGENLSWVSGGNAGAEYGAKDWLEERPIWEQNGAGDTGHYTQMVWHGSKQVGIGVARSASGGVFIVGRYRPGGNMTGEPPYPGSKPIQ